A single window of Myripristis murdjan chromosome 21, fMyrMur1.1, whole genome shotgun sequence DNA harbors:
- the LOC115380129 gene encoding trace amine-associated receptor 13c-like, with amino-acid sequence METLEGAELCFPHLLNTSCRKPMLSFSEGVITYILLSSISVLTVALNLLVIISISHYRQLHTPTNLLLLSLAVSDFLVGLLVMPVEILPIGACWLLGDVMCVVKYVVTLTISSASIGNMVLISVDRYVAICDPLRYPTKVTLRRVKLSVCLCWICSVFYSGIALIDSFRQPGRHNSCHGECVILINYAMGTVDFVVAFIGPITVLIVLYMRVFVVAVSQARAMRSHIVSVTLQPSGTGTAKKSELKAARTLGVVVAVFLACLFPYYCMYLTGQETMISASFVSFDIWLFNINSCLNPVIYAFFYPWFRKTIKLIVTLQILQPDSCEAHIL; translated from the exons atggaGACCCTGGAAGGAGCTGAACTCTGCTTTCCACACCTCCTCAACACCTCCTGCAGGAAGCCGATGCTGTCTTTCTCCGAGGGTGTGATCACATACATCCTGctgtcctccatctctgtgctcactgtggctctcaacctgctggtcatcatctccatctcccactACAG aCAGCTGCACACCCccaccaacctcctcctcctctctctggctgtctcagACTTTCTTGTGGGCCTCCTGGTGATGCCGGTTGAAATCCTCCCCATAGGAGCCTGCTGGCTCCTGGGTGATGTCATGTGTGTGGTAAAGTATGTTGTAACTCTTACCATCAGCTCTGCCTCAATAGGGAACATGGTGCTCATATCAGTCGACCGCTATGTGGCTATTTGTGACCCTCTGCGTTACCCCACCAAAGTCACTCTGAGGAGAGTCAaactcagtgtttgtctgtgttggatCTGTTCTGTTTTCTACAGCGGTATTGCTTTAATAGATTCATTTAGGCAACCAGGCAGGCATAATTCCTGTCATGGAGAGTGTGTGATTCTCATCAATTATGCCATGGGAACTGTTGACTTTGTGGTAGCCTTTATCGGTCCCATTACTGTGCTCATAGTTCTGTATATGAgagtgtttgtggtggctgtgtctcaggctcGTGCCATGAGATCCCACattgtgtctgtcactctgcagccttcagggaCTGGAACTGCTAAGAAATCAGAGCTGAAAGCAGCCAGGACTCTTGgtgttgttgtggctgtgtttctTGCATGTCTGTTTCCATATTACTGTATGTATCTTACAGGTCAAGAAACCATGATCAGTGCTTCCTTTGTGTCCTTTGACATCTGGCTATTCAATATTAACTCCTGTTTAAACCCTGTGATCTACGCCTTTTTCTACCCCTGGTTTAGAAAAACTATCAAGCTCATAGTTACACTTCAGATCCTGCAGCCTGACTCCTGTGAGGCCCACATACTGTAG
- the LOC115380257 gene encoding trace amine-associated receptor 13c-like, translating into METLEGAELCFPHLLNTSCRKLKPPSSGATILHILQSFICLLTVALNLLVIISISHYRQLHSPTNLLLLSLAASDLLVGLLVPFQILLTGACWLLGDFMCIVYYIVDFTIICASIGNMVLISVDRYVAICDPLCYNSIISLRRVQICVCLCWICSAFYSYIILNDTLRQPGRHNSCSGECVVVLSYVMGTVDIVVAFIGPITVIIVLYMRVFVVAVSQARAMRSHIVSVTLQPSGTGTAKKSELKAARTLGVVVAVFLTCLFPYYYPSLPGQETMINASFVSFEIWLFNINSCLNPVIYAFFYPWFRTTIKLIVTLQILQPDSCEAHIL; encoded by the exons atggaGACCCTGGAAGGAGCTGAACTCTGCTTTCCACACCTCCTCAACACCTCCTGCAGGAAACTGAAGCCTCCAAGCTCTGGAGCCACGATCCTTCACATCCTACAGTCCTTCATCTGTTTGCTCACTGTAGCTCTCAACCTGctggtcatcatctccatctcccactACAG GCAGCTGCACTCCCCgaccaacctcctcctcctttctctggcTGCCTCAGACCTTCTCGTGGGCCTCCTGGTGCCATTTCAGATCCTCCTCACAGGAGCCTGCTGGCTCCTGGGCGACTTCATGTGTATTGTATATTATATTGTAGACTTTACCATCATCTGTGCCTCAATAGGAAACATGGTGCTCATATCAGTTGACCGCTATGTGGCTATTTGTGACCCTCTGTGTTACAACAGCATAATCTCTCTGAGGAGAGTtcaaatctgtgtttgtctgtgttggatCTGCTCTGCTTTCTACAGCtatataattttaaatgataCACTGAGGCAACCAGGCAGGCATAATTCTTGttctggagagtgtgtggttgtCCTCAGTTATGTCATGGGAACTGTTGACATTGTGGTAGCCTTTATCGGTCCTATTACTGTTATCATAGTTCTGTATATGAgagtgtttgtggtggctgtgtctcaggctcGTGCCATGAGATCCCACattgtgtctgtcactctgcagccttcagggaCTGGAACTGCTAAGAAATCAGAGCTGAAAGCAGCCAGGACTCTTGGTGTTGTTGtagctgtgttt CTAACATGCCTGTTTCCATATTACTATCCCTCTCTCCCAGGTCAAGAAACCATGATCAATGCTTCCTTCGTGTCCTTTGAGATCTGGCTGTTCAATATTAACTCCTGTTTAAACCCTGTGATCTACGCCTTTTTCTACCCCTGGTTTAGAACAACTATCAAGCTCATAGTTACACTTCAGATCCTGCAGCCTGACTCCTGTGAGGCCCACATACTGTAG